In Acidobacteriota bacterium, a genomic segment contains:
- a CDS encoding succinate dehydrogenase: MATAAPPSAGYEQDQWKGVKPLRAGEGHSFLLRRLHSLSGIVPIGAFLIEHFVSNAYATNGPHAYATQIKFLNSLPFVPFLEWGLIYIPILYHALYGIFIWYRGESNVISYPWEGNWLYTAQRWTGIIAFAYILQHVYSLRFTGVHLVEYPGAGFGKVQHELANPWMLAFYVAAIVCASWHFAYGIWLFCAKWGITQGERARRRAGVVCFAIGVLFVVIGLITVKAFVAPRNPDWRNMGTDPATSKQVEAQPVE; encoded by the coding sequence ATGGCAACGGCAGCGCCTCCGAGCGCCGGTTACGAGCAGGACCAATGGAAAGGCGTGAAACCGCTGCGCGCGGGCGAGGGTCACTCATTTCTCCTTCGCCGGCTGCATTCGCTGAGCGGAATCGTTCCGATCGGCGCTTTCTTAATCGAACATTTTGTCTCCAACGCGTACGCCACGAACGGACCTCACGCGTACGCGACTCAGATCAAGTTCCTGAACTCCCTTCCCTTCGTGCCATTCCTCGAGTGGGGACTCATCTACATCCCAATTCTGTACCACGCGCTCTACGGAATCTTCATTTGGTACCGTGGGGAATCGAACGTCATCTCTTACCCTTGGGAAGGCAACTGGCTTTACACCGCGCAGCGCTGGACAGGCATCATCGCCTTCGCCTATATACTCCAGCACGTTTACAGCTTGCGATTTACCGGAGTTCACCTCGTTGAATATCCCGGTGCAGGATTCGGCAAAGTACAGCATGAGCTGGCGAATCCATGGATGCTGGCTTTTTATGTAGCGGCCATTGTGTGTGCGTCGTGGCACTTTGCCTATGGAATCTGGCTGTTCTGTGCCAAATGGGGAATCACTCAGGGAGAACGGGCCAGGCGAAGGGCCGGCGTAGTCTGCTTTGCGATTGGCGTTTTGTTTGTAGTGATCGGTCTGATTACCGTGAAGGCATTTGTGGCTCCTCGTAATCCGGACTGGCGCAATATGGGAACCGATCCGGCTACGTCGAAGCAGGTGGAAGCTCAGCCTGTGGAATAA
- a CDS encoding pyridoxal 5'-phosphate synthase lyase subunit PdxS, with product MSDMNGNGLRLKTGLAEMLKGGVIMDVTTAAQAEIAQRAGAAAVMALERVPAQIRAEGGVARMAKIAVIREIMQTVDIPVMAKCRIGHFTEAQVLQELGVDYIDESEVLTPADEAHHVDKQAFKVPFVCGARDLGEALRRIAEGAAMIRTKGEAGTGDVVHAVKHMRQIVKDMRSLTVLGEEELYAAAKELRAPYELVRMVAKNGKLPVPNFSAGGIATPADAALVRQLGAEAVFVGSGIFMSDSINFAPAKEAEIRARAIVRATTHFDDSKVLLEASEDCTGAMKGLAVAAMSEADMLQKRGW from the coding sequence ATGTCTGACATGAATGGAAATGGTTTGAGACTCAAGACAGGTCTTGCGGAAATGCTGAAGGGCGGCGTGATTATGGACGTCACCACCGCCGCGCAAGCCGAGATTGCGCAACGCGCGGGTGCGGCAGCGGTGATGGCGCTCGAGCGTGTACCCGCTCAGATCCGCGCCGAAGGCGGAGTCGCCCGCATGGCGAAGATCGCCGTGATCCGCGAGATCATGCAGACTGTCGACATTCCAGTCATGGCCAAGTGTCGAATCGGACATTTCACTGAAGCACAGGTTCTGCAGGAACTCGGGGTGGACTACATCGATGAGTCCGAAGTTCTCACGCCGGCAGACGAGGCGCATCATGTCGACAAGCAGGCCTTCAAGGTTCCATTTGTCTGTGGAGCCCGTGATCTGGGCGAGGCTCTGCGCCGCATCGCCGAAGGCGCGGCGATGATTCGTACTAAAGGTGAAGCAGGAACCGGCGACGTAGTGCACGCCGTGAAGCACATGCGCCAGATCGTCAAAGATATGCGCTCGCTGACGGTGCTGGGCGAAGAAGAACTTTATGCGGCTGCGAAAGAGCTGCGCGCTCCTTACGAATTGGTTCGTATGGTCGCGAAGAACGGCAAGCTTCCTGTTCCGAACTTCTCTGCGGGTGGAATTGCTACTCCGGCAGACGCGGCCCTTGTACGCCAGCTCGGAGCTGAGGCAGTATTCGTCGGCTCGGGCATTTTCATGAGCGACTCCATCAACTTTGCTCCTGCAAAGGAAGCAGAGATCCGCGCTCGCGCTATCGTGCGCGCGACCACGCACTTCGACGATTCCAAAGTCTTGCTCGAGGCGAGCGAAGACTGCACCGGCGCAATGAAGGGACTGGCCGTCGCTGCGATGTCGGAAGCGGATATGCTGCAGAAGCGCGGCTGGTAA
- the rdgB gene encoding non-canonical purine NTP pyrophosphatase, RdgB/HAM1 family: MTIIYVASSNKGKLADFATAAKEHGVDIRSLPGIEKMVAPEETGATFAENARLKAEYYSRHSSGEILIADDSGLTVDALGGEPGVRSARYAQDAGILTNQPDAANNQLLLERTANLPDSHRQCAFVCSIAAGRDGRTLNTFNADARGILLHAPKGSSGFGYDPLFYFPGLNKSFAEISREEKLRVSHRGKAFRLFLDWIDETTRSGWQAT, encoded by the coding sequence ATGACCATCATCTATGTCGCCAGTTCAAACAAAGGCAAGCTCGCAGACTTTGCTACTGCCGCTAAAGAGCATGGTGTCGATATTCGTTCGCTGCCTGGGATCGAGAAAATGGTTGCTCCCGAAGAAACAGGCGCGACTTTTGCAGAGAACGCCCGCCTAAAAGCCGAGTACTACAGCCGGCATTCTTCAGGAGAGATTCTCATCGCCGACGATTCCGGGCTCACGGTCGATGCGCTCGGCGGAGAGCCGGGCGTGCGATCGGCGAGGTACGCCCAAGACGCAGGTATCCTCACCAATCAACCGGACGCGGCGAATAACCAGCTCCTGCTGGAGAGAACAGCAAACCTTCCGGATTCCCACAGACAATGTGCCTTCGTTTGTTCCATCGCGGCCGGGCGTGACGGCAGAACACTGAACACCTTCAATGCAGATGCTCGCGGAATCTTGCTTCACGCACCTAAAGGAAGCAGCGGCTTCGGTTACGATCCGCTGTTCTATTTTCCTGGCCTAAATAAGTCGTTCGCGGAAATCTCGCGCGAAGAGAAGCTGAGAGTGAGTCATCGAGGAAAGGCTTTCCGGCTGTTCTTGGACTGGATAGACGAAACAACTCGAAGCGGTTGGCAAGCTACTTGA
- a CDS encoding succinate dehydrogenase flavoprotein subunit produces the protein MMANPKIIVVGGGLAGLSASIKIAEAGGNVDLFSVVPVKRSHSVCAQGGINAAKNLKGEGDTTWQHFDDTIYGGDFLANQPPVKDMCEAAPGIIDLLDRMGVPFNRTPEGLLDFRRFGGTLYHRTAFAGATTGQQLLYALDEQVRRYESEGRVSKFETWEFLSAVLDSQGVCRGICALDLRSMEVRTFPADAVIMATGGIGAIFGKSTNSVVCTGSAQSALYQQGAHYANGEFIQVHPTSIPGDDKLRLMSESARGEGGRVWVPKTAGDKRDPKSIPESERWYFLEEWYPKYGNLVPRDVATRAIHKVVYEHGLGIDGQPMVYLDLTHIDRATLDRKLEGILEIYEKFVGDDPRDTPMKIFPGMHYTMGGLWVDFRQATSIPGIYACGECEYSYHGANRLGANSLVSCIYGGFVAGPQAVAYAKNQAKSSTAANGAFDSERKRQQEINARLMSSEGSENPFRIWRELGEIMTKDVTVIRYNAALAQTDEKIVELLERYQRINLSDKELWANTSFVFTRQLYNMLQLARVIAQGAARRNESRGAHYKPEFPERDDVNFLKTTKAYFAPDADEPRFEFEPVDTSLIKPRPRKY, from the coding sequence ATCATGGCAAATCCAAAAATTATCGTCGTAGGTGGTGGGCTGGCAGGACTCTCGGCCAGCATCAAGATCGCAGAAGCCGGCGGCAATGTTGATTTGTTCTCCGTCGTCCCGGTGAAGCGCTCGCACTCAGTTTGCGCTCAAGGCGGTATTAACGCTGCCAAGAACCTTAAAGGCGAAGGCGACACTACCTGGCAGCACTTCGATGACACGATTTATGGCGGCGACTTCCTGGCCAACCAGCCTCCGGTGAAAGACATGTGCGAAGCAGCGCCGGGGATCATCGATCTACTCGACCGCATGGGAGTTCCATTCAATCGCACTCCTGAAGGACTTCTCGATTTCCGCCGCTTTGGCGGAACGCTTTATCACCGCACCGCGTTTGCCGGGGCAACTACGGGTCAGCAGTTGCTGTACGCGCTCGACGAGCAGGTACGCCGATACGAATCGGAAGGCCGCGTCAGCAAGTTTGAAACCTGGGAGTTCCTTTCCGCCGTTCTCGATTCCCAAGGCGTCTGTCGCGGAATCTGCGCCCTGGATCTGCGCTCGATGGAGGTCCGCACCTTCCCTGCCGACGCTGTGATTATGGCCACGGGCGGCATCGGAGCGATCTTCGGAAAATCCACAAACTCGGTCGTCTGCACCGGATCGGCCCAGTCTGCGTTGTATCAGCAGGGTGCGCATTACGCGAACGGCGAATTCATCCAGGTGCATCCCACCTCGATCCCCGGGGATGACAAGCTGCGGCTCATGTCCGAATCAGCCCGCGGGGAAGGCGGACGTGTGTGGGTTCCGAAGACGGCTGGCGATAAGCGCGATCCCAAGAGCATTCCCGAATCGGAGCGCTGGTACTTTCTTGAGGAGTGGTATCCGAAGTACGGCAATCTAGTGCCGCGCGACGTAGCCACGCGCGCGATCCACAAAGTTGTCTATGAGCATGGCCTCGGCATCGATGGACAGCCGATGGTCTACCTCGATCTGACCCACATCGATCGCGCGACGCTTGATCGCAAACTTGAAGGAATACTTGAGATTTACGAGAAGTTCGTCGGCGACGATCCTCGCGACACTCCCATGAAGATCTTCCCCGGTATGCACTACACCATGGGCGGTCTTTGGGTGGATTTCAGGCAGGCGACGAGTATTCCCGGGATCTATGCCTGCGGAGAGTGCGAGTACAGCTATCACGGCGCCAACCGACTTGGAGCCAATTCCCTGGTCTCATGCATCTATGGCGGCTTTGTGGCGGGCCCGCAAGCGGTTGCGTATGCGAAGAATCAAGCTAAGTCCAGTACCGCGGCAAACGGAGCCTTCGATTCGGAACGCAAGCGTCAGCAGGAGATCAACGCGCGGCTCATGAGTTCGGAGGGCAGCGAGAATCCATTCCGTATTTGGCGTGAGCTGGGCGAGATCATGACCAAAGACGTCACCGTCATTCGCTACAACGCGGCTCTGGCGCAGACCGACGAAAAGATTGTCGAATTACTTGAGCGTTATCAGCGCATCAACCTCAGCGACAAAGAGCTGTGGGCCAATACATCCTTCGTCTTTACGCGCCAGCTTTACAACATGCTGCAGCTCGCGCGTGTAATCGCTCAAGGCGCGGCGCGGCGCAATGAATCACGAGGCGCGCACTATAAGCCTGAATTTCCCGAACGCGATGACGTGAATTTCCTCAAAACGACGAAAGCATATTTCGCGCCTGACGCCGATGAGCCGCGCTTCGAATTCGAACCTGTGGATACATCCTTGATTAAGCCCCGCCCGCGCAAATACTGA
- a CDS encoding DUF5009 domain-containing protein, producing the protein MEGNSNFSSLGKNGLVSNASGRSGIISARQDVRNAQGVTMASTVVESRPAAATFTHLPTSTRLTSLDGFRGLTIAGMILVNNAGDWEHVYWPLEHAKWNGWTPTDLVFPFFVFIVGVSMVFSFAARVVRGDSRKTLLLHALKRSAIIFAVGFLLHAYPSFHWHTVRFPGVLQRIAMVYLITSLLVLYTGRVTRAIVSAALLIGYWILMVRVPVPGYGAGVLTMDGNLAAYIDRAVMYNHLWIAHRFDPEGILSTLPAIATCLLGVFCGEWMRSARSPLQKLAGVFAASAVGLIAGEIWNLWFPINKMIWTSSYVLFTAGFALFVLGVCYWLVDLRGWKGWSTPFVMFGVNPLFLYCFASWLDSTLHVLRFHGSASKQVLYKNLFAPLFSNPYLASLSWAVSFVLVCFFVAWVLYQKRILVKV; encoded by the coding sequence ATGGAAGGGAACTCTAATTTTAGCAGCTTGGGCAAGAATGGGCTGGTTTCAAATGCGAGCGGAAGGAGTGGCATAATCTCTGCACGGCAGGACGTTCGGAACGCCCAGGGAGTGACCATGGCCAGCACAGTCGTCGAATCTCGACCGGCCGCAGCGACATTCACGCACCTCCCGACTAGCACGCGCCTCACCTCGCTCGACGGCTTCCGCGGCCTAACGATCGCCGGGATGATTCTCGTGAACAACGCGGGCGATTGGGAGCACGTCTATTGGCCGCTGGAGCATGCAAAATGGAATGGCTGGACGCCTACCGACCTCGTCTTTCCTTTCTTTGTCTTCATCGTGGGTGTCTCCATGGTGTTCTCATTCGCTGCGCGTGTCGTTCGCGGCGATTCCAGGAAGACTCTGCTCCTGCATGCGCTGAAACGCAGCGCCATCATCTTCGCTGTGGGATTCTTGCTCCACGCATATCCCAGCTTCCATTGGCACACGGTTCGTTTTCCGGGAGTGCTGCAGCGAATTGCCATGGTTTATCTGATCACATCGTTGCTCGTCCTCTACACCGGACGCGTCACGCGAGCCATCGTGTCGGCTGCTTTACTGATCGGCTATTGGATCCTGATGGTGCGAGTACCTGTGCCCGGCTACGGCGCCGGAGTTCTCACCATGGATGGAAACCTAGCTGCCTATATCGATCGCGCCGTTATGTACAACCATCTCTGGATCGCACATCGCTTCGATCCTGAGGGAATTCTCAGCACACTTCCGGCGATTGCGACGTGTTTGCTCGGCGTCTTCTGCGGCGAGTGGATGCGATCCGCGAGAAGTCCTTTGCAAAAATTAGCTGGAGTCTTCGCCGCAAGCGCGGTCGGACTCATCGCTGGGGAGATCTGGAACCTGTGGTTCCCGATCAACAAAATGATCTGGACCAGTTCTTATGTCCTGTTCACTGCGGGCTTTGCATTATTCGTACTAGGCGTTTGCTATTGGCTGGTAGATCTTCGCGGGTGGAAAGGCTGGAGCACTCCGTTTGTGATGTTCGGCGTCAATCCCTTATTCCTTTATTGCTTCGCGAGCTGGCTCGACTCTACGCTGCACGTTCTTCGTTTTCACGGGAGCGCAAGCAAACAGGTTTTGTACAAAAACCTCTTCGCACCTCTTTTCAGCAATCCGTATTTGGCCTCGCTCAGTTGGGCGGTGAGCTTTGTGTTGGTTTGCTTCTTTGTGGCGTGGGTTCTCTATCAAAAGCGGATTCTTGTGAAGGTGTAG
- a CDS encoding succinate dehydrogenase iron-sulfur subunit: MAQNGKSVVLKIKRQASPDSNPYWEEFSLRWKPGMNVISAMMDIAANPVTRDGKPSRPITYDSNCLEEVCGSCAMRINGRARMACSALIDKLDQPVTLEPLSKFPVIRDLAVDRSVLFENLKRVKAWVPIDGTYDLGSGPRQTTRQQEQAYPLSRCISCCCCMEVCPQFNDKTNFVGAATIAQVRLFNTHPTGGALKEDRLHALMGDGGIQECGYAQNCVEACPKDIPLTDAISEVSGQVMKQAIKDIFTR, translated from the coding sequence ATGGCCCAGAACGGTAAGAGCGTCGTCCTCAAGATCAAGCGTCAGGCGTCTCCTGATTCCAATCCTTATTGGGAAGAATTCTCTCTGCGCTGGAAGCCGGGCATGAACGTGATTTCGGCGATGATGGACATAGCCGCAAACCCCGTAACTCGCGACGGCAAACCCTCGCGCCCGATCACCTACGATTCGAACTGTCTCGAAGAAGTTTGCGGCTCTTGCGCGATGCGCATCAACGGCCGCGCCCGCATGGCATGCTCTGCCCTGATCGACAAATTGGATCAACCAGTCACGCTCGAGCCTCTTTCGAAATTTCCTGTAATACGCGACCTCGCTGTCGATCGTTCGGTTCTCTTTGAGAACCTGAAACGAGTCAAGGCATGGGTCCCGATCGATGGAACTTACGATCTGGGATCGGGCCCAAGACAAACTACTCGCCAGCAGGAGCAGGCCTATCCGCTCTCACGATGCATCTCTTGTTGCTGCTGCATGGAAGTGTGCCCGCAGTTTAACGACAAGACTAACTTTGTCGGTGCAGCAACCATCGCCCAGGTACGCCTCTTCAATACTCATCCCACCGGCGGAGCCTTGAAGGAAGATCGCCTGCACGCCCTTATGGGCGACGGCGGAATCCAGGAGTGTGGCTATGCACAAAACTGCGTCGAAGCTTGCCCAAAAGACATTCCTCTCACCGATGCGATTTCAGAAGTGAGTGGGCAGGTAATGAAGCAGGCGATCAAGGACATCTTCACGCGATAG
- a CDS encoding glycosyltransferase, protein MPKYSIVVPFHNEQENVTVLYDRLKGVMEAYSESFELVFVDDGSTDLTFHLLSEIAAIDSRVTVVKLRRNFGQTSALAAGFDHASGEYIIAMDGDLQHDPNDIPGFVEKIGEGYDIVSGWRKERIDNFVLRRVPSRCANWLMAKLSGVDIHDFGTTFKAYRREIINQVPLYGELHRFIPALASWYGASICEIPIRNVNRERGASHYGISRTFRVFFDLITIRFLLRYLSRPLHFFGTFGSTGILSGSTIALWLAMEKFLHHRNVMDDHGPLLVFAAVLIVAGVQLLALGLLGEMQVRHYHEPARRAPYSVDRVLRSHTGETVND, encoded by the coding sequence ATGCCGAAGTATTCAATCGTCGTCCCTTTTCACAACGAACAGGAGAACGTTACTGTTCTCTACGATCGTCTGAAAGGGGTCATGGAAGCGTATTCCGAGAGCTTCGAATTGGTGTTTGTAGATGACGGAAGCACGGATCTGACTTTTCACCTGCTCAGCGAAATTGCCGCGATCGACAGCCGAGTGACTGTCGTAAAGCTGCGAAGAAACTTCGGTCAAACATCCGCACTAGCAGCCGGTTTCGATCACGCCTCCGGGGAGTACATCATTGCGATGGACGGAGATCTGCAGCACGATCCGAACGATATTCCCGGCTTTGTCGAAAAGATCGGCGAGGGATACGACATCGTAAGCGGGTGGCGCAAAGAACGAATCGATAACTTCGTTCTTCGGCGGGTACCTTCGCGTTGTGCAAATTGGCTCATGGCTAAACTCAGCGGCGTGGATATCCACGATTTCGGCACTACCTTTAAAGCCTACCGTCGCGAGATCATCAATCAGGTGCCGCTTTACGGCGAACTGCACCGGTTCATTCCCGCACTGGCATCCTGGTACGGCGCCTCAATCTGCGAGATCCCAATTCGTAATGTGAATCGCGAACGTGGCGCGTCGCACTACGGAATCTCGCGGACATTCCGGGTTTTCTTCGACCTGATCACGATCCGGTTCCTGCTCAGATATCTCTCGCGCCCACTGCATTTCTTCGGAACATTCGGGTCAACGGGCATTCTCTCTGGTTCGACCATCGCGTTGTGGCTGGCAATGGAGAAGTTCCTTCACCACAGAAATGTGATGGACGATCACGGTCCGCTGCTTGTGTTTGCTGCGGTATTGATCGTCGCTGGTGTGCAGCTTCTCGCGCTGGGTTTGCTGGGAGAGATGCAGGTGCGGCACTACCACGAGCCTGCGCGGCGAGCGCCTTACTCAGTAGATCGCGTTCTTCGTTCGCATACCGGCGAGACAGTCAACGACTGA
- the ribB gene encoding 3,4-dihydroxy-2-butanone-4-phosphate synthase, with translation MNSPFTDVQTALAAIRQGRMIVVVDDEDRENEGDLTIAAEFATPEAINFMAKHGRGLICLALTEDRLDYLRLGMMTAHNTSQYGTAFTESIDARDGITTGISAYDRSRTIKVAIDPASRPSDLVKPGHTFPLRACKGGVLVRAGQTEAAVDLARMAGLIPAGVICEIMKEDGTMARVPDLTEFCQEHGLKMLTVAELIRYRMQHERYIQRIGEGILPTRYGEFRLVAYESEVDGGESHVALLYGDAGEGDSPVLVRVHSHCLVGDVFGTTLCECSAVLDRSMKMIADAGRGAIIYLHQTAKGFNVREMVGGSALTFEHESREARNPEHQRRTQRQIGLGAQILSDLNLRRIRLLTNHPRRVPALEGFGIEIVEQVPISTIAAAAQPHK, from the coding sequence ATGAATAGCCCCTTTACCGACGTCCAGACCGCCCTCGCCGCAATTCGTCAGGGACGGATGATCGTCGTCGTGGACGATGAAGACAGGGAGAACGAAGGCGATCTCACCATCGCGGCGGAGTTTGCAACACCCGAGGCAATCAACTTCATGGCCAAACATGGGCGAGGGCTCATCTGCCTGGCGCTCACCGAAGATCGTCTCGACTATCTGCGGCTGGGAATGATGACCGCCCACAATACCTCCCAGTATGGAACTGCCTTTACCGAAAGTATTGATGCACGCGATGGCATAACCACCGGCATCTCCGCGTACGATCGCTCGCGCACGATCAAGGTTGCGATCGATCCTGCGAGCCGACCGTCAGACCTGGTAAAACCGGGACACACCTTCCCATTACGCGCGTGCAAAGGCGGTGTGCTGGTGCGAGCGGGACAGACCGAGGCAGCCGTAGATCTTGCCCGTATGGCCGGCCTCATTCCCGCCGGCGTCATTTGCGAAATCATGAAAGAAGACGGCACTATGGCGCGGGTGCCGGATCTGACCGAGTTCTGCCAGGAACACGGATTGAAGATGCTGACAGTGGCTGAACTCATCCGTTACCGCATGCAGCATGAGCGCTACATCCAGCGCATTGGTGAGGGTATTCTACCCACACGTTATGGAGAGTTTCGTCTTGTCGCTTACGAGTCGGAAGTGGATGGAGGCGAGTCCCACGTTGCGCTGCTTTATGGCGATGCCGGCGAAGGAGATAGTCCCGTTCTGGTCCGAGTTCACTCACATTGCCTGGTTGGAGACGTGTTTGGAACCACTCTCTGTGAATGCAGTGCTGTACTGGATCGCTCCATGAAGATGATTGCCGACGCTGGTCGAGGAGCCATCATCTACCTGCATCAGACGGCAAAAGGCTTCAACGTGCGGGAGATGGTTGGGGGCAGTGCGCTAACGTTTGAACATGAGAGCCGCGAGGCTCGAAACCCAGAACATCAGCGCCGAACGCAGAGGCAGATTGGATTGGGAGCTCAGATTCTGTCTGATCTGAATCTCCGCCGGATTCGGCTGCTAACCAATCATCCGCGGCGAGTTCCGGCACTCGAAGGGTTCGGTATCGAAATCGTCGAACAGGTTCCCATCTCTACCATCGCAGCCGCCGCTCAGCCCCACAAATAG
- the thiS gene encoding thiamine biosynthesis protein ThiS has protein sequence MTVVVNGERKEFSSGRSLAEFIEHLGLKDDRIAVELNRKIAPRNRWTEISLAEGDHLEIVHFVGGGLDYESPQSAHAFPAR, from the coding sequence ATGACAGTCGTCGTGAATGGGGAGCGCAAAGAATTTTCCAGCGGCCGATCTCTGGCTGAGTTTATCGAGCATCTTGGGTTGAAAGATGACCGGATCGCTGTGGAACTCAACCGTAAGATCGCTCCTCGAAATCGTTGGACCGAGATCTCACTTGCCGAAGGCGACCATTTGGAGATTGTCCATTTCGTCGGGGGTGGACTCGATTATGAGAGTCCGCAGTCTGCTCACGCATTTCCCGCACGTTGA
- a CDS encoding DUF4126 domain-containing protein, whose amino-acid sequence MGLNEAQIISLVIAASFAAGLNVYAMCGTLGLLGHFQVVQLPQTLHVIENPWVVAASLAMFVLHFFADKIPAFDLLWNSMHTFIRIPLAALVAYGATSQLSPGTQVASTALAGVIAAVAHTGKFAARAAVTPSPEPFSNIALSVGEDTAAVGLTWFATVHPYWTAAIVLVLLVLTVILIRVFARAVRALFTRGMTFWRRPETPQAAQPPGCLMH is encoded by the coding sequence ATGGGTCTTAACGAAGCGCAAATTATTTCACTGGTGATTGCAGCCAGCTTTGCCGCTGGGCTGAACGTCTATGCGATGTGCGGAACGCTCGGACTTTTGGGTCACTTTCAGGTCGTACAGCTTCCGCAGACCCTGCACGTAATCGAGAATCCATGGGTTGTCGCGGCATCGCTGGCGATGTTCGTGTTGCATTTCTTTGCGGATAAGATCCCGGCCTTTGATCTCCTGTGGAATTCAATGCACACCTTTATACGAATCCCACTCGCAGCGTTAGTCGCATATGGAGCGACATCACAGCTGAGTCCTGGCACTCAAGTAGCCAGTACCGCATTGGCCGGCGTGATCGCTGCCGTAGCACACACGGGCAAGTTTGCCGCTCGAGCGGCGGTTACCCCGTCTCCGGAACCATTTTCCAACATAGCGCTGAGCGTCGGTGAAGACACAGCTGCGGTGGGCCTCACGTGGTTCGCCACGGTGCACCCCTACTGGACGGCAGCCATCGTCCTCGTTCTTCTGGTTCTCACGGTAATTCTGATCCGAGTGTTTGCCCGCGCGGTGCGCGCGTTATTCACCCGTGGAATGACATTCTGGCGCCGTCCTGAAACTCCCCAGGCGGCTCAGCCTCCCGGCTGCCTGATGCACTAG
- a CDS encoding MerR family transcriptional regulator, producing MRTPSQSGNGQEVRSLEGQEFTSADVIELTGITARQLQWWDERKIVVPQRRGRNRVYSVDDLAEVAVICELRNKGFSLQRVRQVMRYLQRELGKRLVETVTSGSEYHLLTDGKRIYLENSERQIVDLLKNSRQPLLSVCLTDAVQEVRAQVRKRNGMRRQRGGEERSTQSNRRRLRRTA from the coding sequence ATGCGGACCCCATCACAAAGCGGCAACGGCCAAGAGGTCCGAAGCCTTGAGGGCCAGGAGTTCACATCGGCGGATGTAATCGAATTAACGGGCATTACGGCGAGACAGCTTCAGTGGTGGGACGAGCGCAAGATCGTCGTTCCGCAGCGGCGGGGAAGAAATCGCGTTTACAGCGTCGATGACCTCGCCGAAGTCGCAGTGATCTGCGAATTGCGAAACAAGGGTTTTTCACTTCAGCGAGTACGTCAGGTAATGCGCTATCTGCAGCGCGAATTGGGCAAGCGGCTGGTCGAGACGGTGACCTCGGGCAGCGAATATCACCTGCTTACCGATGGCAAGCGAATTTATCTGGAGAACTCTGAACGGCAAATTGTCGATCTGCTAAAGAACTCGCGCCAACCACTGCTGTCAGTCTGCCTGACCGACGCAGTACAGGAGGTCCGTGCCCAGGTGCGTAAGCGCAATGGGATGCGGCGTCAGCGGGGCGGGGAAGAGCGATCGACTCAAAGCAATCGGCGGCGTCTTCGGCGTACGGCCTGA
- a CDS encoding pyridoxal 5'-phosphate synthase glutaminase subunit PdxT, whose translation MSDQLTIGVLALQGDYDAHRETLSRLAVNSVLVRKPEELDDIDGLIIPGGESSTFLKFLEREGFLTKLRDFVAQKPAFGTCAGAILLAKEVTNPKQESLGVLDIGIQRNAYGRQIDSLIMTCPTSLDGEPMEMVFIRAPRIDRTGSGVEVLAERDQHPVLVKQGKTLAATFHPELSADTRVHELFLNMVREQKNSSDRTDSVKLEV comes from the coding sequence GTGTCCGATCAACTCACAATCGGAGTTCTCGCCCTCCAGGGCGACTATGACGCTCACCGGGAGACGCTGAGCCGCCTCGCTGTCAACAGCGTTCTGGTCCGTAAGCCTGAGGAGTTGGACGATATTGACGGTCTCATCATCCCCGGTGGGGAGTCTTCAACCTTTCTCAAATTTCTCGAGCGTGAGGGCTTTCTCACCAAGCTGCGCGATTTCGTCGCACAGAAGCCTGCCTTTGGCACCTGCGCTGGCGCAATACTCCTGGCGAAGGAGGTTACCAATCCAAAGCAGGAAAGCTTGGGCGTCCTGGATATTGGCATTCAACGAAATGCGTATGGCCGGCAGATCGACAGCTTGATCATGACTTGCCCAACCAGCCTTGATGGGGAGCCGATGGAGATGGTTTTCATCCGGGCTCCACGCATAGATCGCACTGGTTCAGGAGTCGAAGTGCTCGCTGAACGTGACCAGCATCCGGTGCTGGTTAAACAAGGAAAGACTCTCGCCGCAACGTTTCACCCTGAGCTCTCTGCCGATACCCGCGTCCATGAGCTGTTCTTGAACATGGTCCGGGAGCAGAAGAACTCGAGTGATCGGACAGATTCGGTGAAATTAGAAGTGTGA